The Chanodichthys erythropterus isolate Z2021 chromosome 14, ASM2448905v1, whole genome shotgun sequence genome window below encodes:
- the LOC137036484 gene encoding protein mono-ADP-ribosyltransferase PARP4-like isoform X5, protein MYEVISPQVHTDVLAEQPLMSFITLSVIMMQHGGIMTVFENCTVVVDVKNVPYKEKKKLKLALLDNGGNISYVINRECSFVVTSSVNDLSSNRQRSIQKLQIPVVGIQYVWSCLDEGHLLPLTEHDLACLSQPAYPTSEFISHPVSTQILKKEKLKGQSELPKTEIETLEKDGPHLGRFRVYKEGDHDLPEFPSHFQVAKYSVFERVKPKTLSVLELQSARGRAGQQYRVLCSILSETESAVVQDKIVCCVTSEDAVEAYLLLMKEMETQGFTKTHTLPPEVERLASYSLQQLLLEEKLNCSTLSQEVGVFVELVWTEALGSLSNILTVPVSSISLNDVSRVEGLLLQAQKTQKEDEVKALLEEVNTLLPLRMIDPPSKHKLVSQKLDLCQLIRDILNVSESTLGSPSPSSVGKYRALRCSIEVVPPLNPEFHVVSQLLQDRPVQIQQILRVSRGVELQMFWEDLGNIKPLLHSTSPSSFVGILSRGLLLPRVGVEQHGIERTDIGNLGGGIYFSNSLKTSVKYSKPSVTDGSRLLLVCEVALGRCKDLLKKDATLTCAPDGYHSVHGVRRTPNRLSEFEDDEFVVYNTEQIRLKYVVQYTLEGDELKEFQPRINTFVELTQLADTSDVLSSDDSEGLESTKNPLEEMTAGLLDSSGQKLPLQAVNVRCKLMDLLCQVIIFQTYTNKSAVPIEAKYVFPLEETAAVCGFEAFINGKHVIGKVKEKEQARKEYKQAIEKGHGAYLMDQDAPDVFTISVGNLPPGATVLIKVTFITELVVRSGSIVFSLAGSVAPWQQSAALNQTTQTTVEKIGVTELQSEGEFSLSMSIEMPYEIINLSSSHRIKTKMTDCKAVISTLPGQTLGSEGLQVSFSLSNIHMPRMWVENHPDKDSQACMLVFYPDFKSSGVSSSGGPSSVSDVVILLDSSKSMQGDAMLNARRIALQVLKSLDRSLKINIISFSTDYKEAFPAPVPLDEASEPARNFIMSCSGAGGGTELWRPLRILSLLPPCRGVRNILLLSDGHVQNQPLTLQLVRENSCHTRLFTCGLSLTANRHMLRALAQASGGTYEFFDTKMKHTWAEKVRAQVQRMESPGCRSVAVKWQQFNPTAPPPVQAPSQLHALFSDCHTLIYGFVPHCTQATLFGDLSGNEIKTMVSTTELQKTKGTFLHKLTARAIIRDYEDGILGNNEAEHEGKKAELKSYIIELSKEFSILSQFTSFFAIEERDQNELDTGLTDIPKLISEEDVDILPYMGWTEEKLKAAHIIAAEEDHIYTDAAESSSSCSMSPDLLDCYGGADYDEYESYYQEACLLSVDVDMDLDLIETLKPSPPPSGGATMSDSLESQTDTTPVGALFGDPLPHQVGVIRGSMEPPSLTNWISSQPPSVDARYESISDSVTDRLPPPPPPPPAASVPPPHLNSASAESLSIECSLDSFSSTSGTSSPRHKNITYAPRLKSKTYALRRAAAPNLDTSACLFTGPPQPFNLAPVSYSSPSSAPPAFFSRVGASFSTNETPALHSFSEIEPATTTPDFAGRPLPPRFASKQYSYSLNSSSLTPPLTGFGRVDTFSRSSRAAGPEVLRLPVIYTSSISSPTSSGCDDFLQSTNEPFGRFGSSSTGHSEAIYLQQPQPMHQATQKQVQGQKLQQQLGTADSVQYKQHSIPKIGLPRTEKYRQLDNILNLSVRADKASRPGTVAWNELFELQHEDGYWECTERLSSFLNLDVDFFANVFLKEKGIRSFGVKAHVDILRLVATLLVLQLIRVKKLAVGQLLESLFRLKESQEPRPMHWEAVKRAVDWACRTDRQYPCVCSRLEIGRDWESSTRQLLGCDSPNPYSPLKAVLERRVGVSVM, encoded by the exons ATGTATGAAGTAATTTCTCCTCAAGTTCACACAGATGTCCTAGCAGAACAACCATTGATGTCGTTCATCACATTATCTGTGATCATGATGCA ACACGGTGGCATCATGACAGTGTTTGAAAACTGTACTGTGGTGGTAGATGTGAAGAATGTGCCTTATAAAGAGAAGAAGAAGCTGAAATTAGCTCTTCTAGATAATGGAGGAAACATCTCTTATGTCATCAACAGAGAG TGCTCTTTTGTAGTCACCAGCAGTGTGAATGACCTGAGCAGTAACCGGCAGCGAAGTATCCAGAAGCTCCAGATCCCAGTGGTTGGGATCCAGTATGTGTGGAGCTGTCTGGATGAAGGGCATCTCCTGCCTTTGACGGAGCATGATTTGGCCTGCTTATCACAGCCGGCTTATCCCACTTCTgaattcatctctcatccag TGTCGACCCAGATACTAAAAAAAGAGAAGCTCAAAGGTCAGTCTGAACTCCCAAAGACTGAGATTGAGACTCTTGAGAAGGATGGGCCTCATCTCGGCAGGTTCAG AGTTTACAAAGAAGGCGACCATGACCTGCCTGAATTTCCTTCACATTTTCAAGTGGCCAAGTATTCAGTTTTTGAGAGG GTCAAACCCAAgactttgtctgttttggagctGCAGAGTGCCAGAGGACGAGCAGGCCAGCAGTATCGTGTGTTGTGTTCAATCTTGAGTGAAACTGAG AGCGCAGTGGTGCAGGACAAGATTGTGTGCTGTGTGACGTCTGAGGATGCTGTGGAAGCGTATCTGCTGTTGATGAAGGAGATGGAGACACAAGGATTCACAAAGACTCACACACTTCCTCCTGAGGTTGAGCGCTTGGCATCCTACAGCCTGCAGCAG CTTCTGTTGGAGGAGAAGCTGAACTGCAGCACATTATCACAGGAAGTTGGCGTCTTTGTGGAGCTGGTCTGGACCGAAGCTCTTGGTTCCCTTAGTAACATCCTGACAGTCCCCGTCTCCAGTATCAGCCTTAATGAT GTGAGCAGGGTGGAGGGATTGTTACTGCAGGCACAAAAGACTCAGAAAGAGGATGAAGTCAAGGCCCTGCTAGAGGAGGTCAACACTCTTCTACCCCTCAGAATGATCGACCCTCCTTCCAAACACAAGCTTGTGTCTCAGAAACTAGACCTTTGTCAG CTGATCAGAGACATTCTGAATGTGAGTGAATCCACTCTGGGAAGCCCCTCGCCCTCGTCTGTGGGAAAGTATCGAGCTCTGAGGTGCAGCATTGAGGTTGTTCCGCCACTAAACCCTGAGTTTCATGTTGTCTCTCAACTGCTTCAGGACAG GCCTGTTCAGATTCAGCAGATTCTGCGGGTAAGCAGAGGGGTGGAGCTTCAGATGTTTTGGGAGGATTTAGGCAACATTAAGCCCCTCCTTCACTCCACTAGTCCCAGTAGTTTTGTTGGAATACTGTCAAG AGGTCTGCTGCTGCCCAGAGTTGGAGTCGAACAGCATGGAATTGAGAGGACGGATATCGGGAATCTTGGAGGAGGAATCTACTTCAGTAACTCTCTAAA GACCAGTGTGAAATACTCCAAGCCCAGTGTAACTGACGGCTCTCGGCTGCTGTTGGTGTGTGAAGTGGCGTTGGGTCGCTGCAAAGACCTGCTGAAGAAAGATGCCACTTTGACCTGCGCCCCTGATGGCTACCACAGCGTACATGGAGTCCGCCGCACCCCCAACAGACTCTCTGAATTTGAG GATGATGAGTTTGTCGTCTATAACACAGAGCAGATCAGACTGAAGTATGTGGTTCAGTACACTCTGGAGGGGGACGAGCTAAAAGAGTTCCAGCCTCGTATCAACACCTTTGTGGAGCTCACACAGCTCGCTGACACGTCTGACGTCT TGTCCAGTGATGACAGTGAGGGTTTGGAGTCCACTAAGAACCCTCTGGAGGAGATGACTGCAGGTTTGTTGGACAGCAGTGGTCAGAAACTTCCTCTTCAGGCTGTCAATGTGAGGTGCAAGCTGATGGACCTACTGTGTCAG GTCATCATTTTTCAGACCTACACAAACAAGAGTGCTGTTCCCATTGAAGCAAAGTACGTCTTTCCGCTGGAGGAGACGGCAGCAGTGTGTGGATTTGAAGCCTTTATCAATGGAAAACACGTCATTGGAAAG GTAAAGGAAAAAGAACAGGCTCGTAAGGAGTACAAGCAAGCCATAGAAAAAGGCCATGGAGCCTACCTGATGGACCAGGATGCACCG GATGTATTTACAATCAGCGTGGGGAACCTTCCTCCCGGAGCCACAGTTTTGATCAAGGTGACGTTCATCACTGAGCTGGTGGTGAGATCAGGCTCTATAGTCTTCTCATTGGCTGGCAGTGTGGCACCATGGCAACAGAGCGCCGCCCTTAATCAGACGACTCAG ACAACTGTTGAAAAGATCGGTGTGACGGAGCTTCAGTCAGAAGG GGAGTTTTCTCTGTCTATGTCCATTGAAATGCCTTACGAGATCATCAACTTGAGCTCTTCTCACCGCATCAAAACCAAG ATGACAGACTGTAAGGCAGTGATCAGCACGTTACCGGGACAAACTCTTGGATCTGAAGGGTTACAGGTGTCCTTCAGTCTTTCTAATATCCACATGCCCAGGATGTGGGTCGAGAACCATCCGGATAAAGATAGTCAG GCCTGCATGCTGGTGTTTTATCCAGACTTTAAGTCAAGCGGGGTGTCCAGCTCTGGAGGTCCGTCCAGTGTGAGCGATGTGGTCATCCTACTGGACTCCTCCAAGTCCATGCAGGGAGACGCCATGCTGAACGCCCGCAGGATTGCCCTTCAAGTCCTCAAATCTCTGGACCGCTCACTGAAGATCAACATCATCTCTTTCAGCACTG aTTACAAGGAAGCTTTTCCTGCACCAGTGCCTTTAGATGAAGCATCTGAACCAGCCAGAAATTTTATTATG TCCTGTAGTGGTGCTGGTGGCGGCACTGAGCTGTGGCGTCCTCTCCGTATCCTGAGCTTGCTGCCTCCCTGTCGGGGCGTGAGGAACATCCTGCTGCTCTCTGATGGACATGTTCAGAATCAGCCTCTGACCCTACAGCTGGTCCGAGAAAACTCCTGCCACACGCGCCTCTTCACCTGCGGACTCAG CTTGACAGCTAATCGTCATATGCTCAGAGCTTTGGCTCAAGCCAGTGGAGGAACGTATGAATTTTTTGACACCAAGATGAAACACACTTGGGCAGAGAAG GTGCGCGCTCAGGTTCAGCGTATGGAGTCTCCAGGCTGCAGATCAGTGGCAGTGAAGTGGCAGCAGTTTAATCCCACAGCGCCCCCTCCTGTTCAAGCCCCCTCACAGCTTCACGCCCTCTTCAGTGACTGTCACACTCTCATATACGGCTTTGTGCCGCACTGCACTCAG GCCACACTGTTTGGTGATTTGAGTGGGAATGAGATCAAAACAATGGTTTCCACCACAGAACTACAAAAGACGAAAGGAACT ttccTTCACAAGTTAACAGCAAGAGCGATCATCAGAGATTATGAAGATGGCATTCTAGGCAACAATGAGGCAGAACATGAG GGGAAGAAAGCAGAGCTGAAGTCCTACATCATTGAGCTCAGTAAAGAGTTCTCCATCTTGTCCCAGTTCACAAGCTTTTTCGCCATTGAAGAGAGG GACCAGAATGAGCTTGACACTGGATTGACAGATATTCCTAAACTCATATCAGAGGAGGATGTGGATATTTTGCCATATATGGGCTGGACTGAAGAGAAGCTCAAGGCTGCGCATATTATTGCTGCTGAAGAAGATCACATATAC acagATGCAGCGGAATCGTCCAGTAGCTGCTCCATGTCTCCTGATCTGCTGGATTGTTATGGAGGAGCAGATTATGATGAATATGAATCTTATTATCAAGAAGCCTGTCTCCTCTCAGTGGATGTTGATATGGATCTTGATCTTATTGAGACATTGAAaccttctcctcctccttctGGTGGTGCCACCATGAGTGACAG CCTTGAATCCCAAACAGACACGACTCCTGTAGGTGCCTTATTTGGTGATCCCCTTCCTCATCAAGTTGGTGTCATTCGTGGATCAATGGAACCTCCCTCCCTCACTAACTGGATTTCTTCTCAACCTCCTTCTGTTGATGCCAGATATGAGTCCATATCTGACTCCGTGACTGACAGGCTTCCCCCTCCACCTCCACCTCCACCTGCTGCCTCAGTGCCTCCTCCCCATCTTAATTCTGCATCAGCGGAATCTCTTTCCATAGAATGCAGCCTTGATTCCTTTAGCAGCACGAGTGGAACTTCTTCCCCTCGCCATAAGAATATAACTTATGCCCCTCGCTTGAAGAGTAAAACTTATGCCCTTCGCCGTGCCGCAGCACCCAATCTAGACACCTCAGCTTGTCTCTTTACAGGTCCTCCTCAGCCTTTTAATCTTGCACCTGTGTCGTACTCGTCTCCCAGCTCTGCTCCTCCAGCTTTTTTTAGCAGGGTGGGCGCATCTTTTTCAACAAATGAAACTCCTGCCCTTCACAGTTTCTCAGAGATTGAGCCTGCCACTACAACTCCTGACTTTGCAGGTCGTCCTCTTCCTCCTCGTTTTGCATCTAAGCAGTACTCATACAGTCTAAACAGTTCCAGCCTTACTCCTCCTCTTACTGGTTTTGGAAGGGTGGACACTTTTTCAAGGAGTAGCAGGGCTGCCGGCCCCGAGGTCCTTCGTCTTCCCGTAATATATACATCAAGTATATCTTCCCCTACATCAAGTGGCTGTGATGATTTCCTCCAAAGTACAAATGAGCCTTTTGGCCGTTTTGGTTCCTCATCCACTGGACATTCTGAAGCAATTTATCTACAACAACCACAACCAATGCACCAAGcaacacaaaaacaagtacaagGACAAAAGCTACAACAGCAACTAGGCACTGCAGATTCAGTACAGT ATAAACAACATAGCATTCCTAAGATTGGTCTTCCTAGGACAGAAAAATACAGACAGCTTGACAACATCCTGAATCTTTCAGTAAGGGCAGATAAAGCAAGCAGACCTGGCACAGTGGCCTGGAATGAGCTGTTTGAGCTTCAACATGAG GATGGATACTGGGAGTGCACTGAGAGGCTGAGCAGCTTCCTCAACCTGGACGTAGACTTTTTTGCCAATGTCTTCCTTAAGGAGAAAGGCATCCGTTCCTTTG GTGTGAAGGCTCACGTGGACATTCTGAGACTGGTGGCGACTCTGCTGGTGCTGCAACTGATCCGGGTGAAGAAGCTGGCAGTGGGACAGTTGCTCGAGTCTCTCTTCCGGCTGAAAGAGTCCCAGGAGCCCAG ACCGATGCACTGGGAGGCAGTGAAGAGAGCCGTGGACTGGGCCTgtcggacagacagacagtatCCGTGTGTGTGCAGCCGGCTGGAGATCGGCCGGGATTGGGAATCATCTACACGTCAATTGCTGGGCTGTGATTCTCCAAACCCATATTCCCCTCTCAAAGCTGTTCTGGAGAGACGTGTGGGTGTATCAGTCATGTAG
- the LOC137036484 gene encoding protein mono-ADP-ribosyltransferase PARP4-like isoform X4 has product MTTLSREKLQRDLDNCRLFKYFISRERSFKLHGGIMTVFENCTVVVDVKNVPYKEKKKLKLALLDNGGNISYVINRECSFVVTSSVNDLSSNRQRSIQKLQIPVVGIQYVWSCLDEGHLLPLTEHDLACLSQPAYPTSEFISHPVSTQILKKEKLKGQSELPKTEIETLEKDGPHLGRFRVYKEGDHDLPEFPSHFQVAKYSVFERVKPKTLSVLELQSARGRAGQQYRVLCSILSETESAVVQDKIVCCVTSEDAVEAYLLLMKEMETQGFTKTHTLPPEVERLASYSLQQLLLEEKLNCSTLSQEVGVFVELVWTEALGSLSNILTVPVSSISLNDVSRVEGLLLQAQKTQKEDEVKALLEEVNTLLPLRMIDPPSKHKLVSQKLDLCQLIRDILNVSESTLGSPSPSSVGKYRALRCSIEVVPPLNPEFHVVSQLLQDRPVQIQQILRVSRGVELQMFWEDLGNIKPLLHSTSPSSFVGILSRGLLLPRVGVEQHGIERTDIGNLGGGIYFSNSLKTSVKYSKPSVTDGSRLLLVCEVALGRCKDLLKKDATLTCAPDGYHSVHGVRRTPNRLSEFEDDEFVVYNTEQIRLKYVVQYTLEGDELKEFQPRINTFVELTQLADTSDVLSSDDSEGLESTKNPLEEMTAGLLDSSGQKLPLQAVNVRCKLMDLLCQVIIFQTYTNKSAVPIEAKYVFPLEETAAVCGFEAFINGKHVIGKVKEKEQARKEYKQAIEKGHGAYLMDQDAPDVFTISVGNLPPGATVLIKVTFITELVVRSGSIVFSLAGSVAPWQQSAALNQTTQTTVEKIGVTELQSEGEFSLSMSIEMPYEIINLSSSHRIKTKMTDCKAVISTLPGQTLGSEGLQVSFSLSNIHMPRMWVENHPDKDSQACMLVFYPDFKSSGVSSSGGPSSVSDVVILLDSSKSMQGDAMLNARRIALQVLKSLDRSLKINIISFSTDYKEAFPAPVPLDEASEPARNFIMSCSGAGGGTELWRPLRILSLLPPCRGVRNILLLSDGHVQNQPLTLQLVRENSCHTRLFTCGLSLTANRHMLRALAQASGGTYEFFDTKMKHTWAEKVRAQVQRMESPGCRSVAVKWQQFNPTAPPPVQAPSQLHALFSDCHTLIYGFVPHCTQATLFGDLSGNEIKTMVSTTELQKTKGTFLHKLTARAIIRDYEDGILGNNEAEHEGKKAELKSYIIELSKEFSILSQFTSFFAIEERDQNELDTGLTDIPKLISEEDVDILPYMGWTEEKLKAAHIIAAEEDHIYTDAAESSSSCSMSPDLLDCYGGADYDEYESYYQEACLLSVDVDMDLDLIETLKPSPPPSGGATMSDSLESQTDTTPVGALFGDPLPHQVGVIRGSMEPPSLTNWISSQPPSVDARYESISDSVTDRLPPPPPPPPAASVPPPHLNSASAESLSIECSLDSFSSTSGTSSPRHKNITYAPRLKSKTYALRRAAAPNLDTSACLFTGPPQPFNLAPVSYSSPSSAPPAFFSRVGASFSTNETPALHSFSEIEPATTTPDFAGRPLPPRFASKQYSYSLNSSSLTPPLTGFGRVDTFSRSSRAAGPEVLRLPVIYTSSISSPTSSGCDDFLQSTNEPFGRFGSSSTGHSEAIYLQQPQPMHQATQKQVQGQKLQQQLGTADSVQYKQHSIPKIGLPRTEKYRQLDNILNLSVRADKASRPGTVAWNELFELQHEDGYWECTERLSSFLNLDVDFFANVFLKEKGIRSFGVKAHVDILRLVATLLVLQLIRVKKLAVGQLLESLFRLKESQEPRPMHWEAVKRAVDWACRTDRQYPCVCSRLEIGRDWESSTRQLLGCDSPNPYSPLKAVLERRVGVSVM; this is encoded by the exons atgacaacACTATCAAGAGAGAAACTGCAGCGGGATTTGGATAATTGTCGACTGTTTAAATACTTTATATCAAGAGAAAGAtcatttaaatt ACACGGTGGCATCATGACAGTGTTTGAAAACTGTACTGTGGTGGTAGATGTGAAGAATGTGCCTTATAAAGAGAAGAAGAAGCTGAAATTAGCTCTTCTAGATAATGGAGGAAACATCTCTTATGTCATCAACAGAGAG TGCTCTTTTGTAGTCACCAGCAGTGTGAATGACCTGAGCAGTAACCGGCAGCGAAGTATCCAGAAGCTCCAGATCCCAGTGGTTGGGATCCAGTATGTGTGGAGCTGTCTGGATGAAGGGCATCTCCTGCCTTTGACGGAGCATGATTTGGCCTGCTTATCACAGCCGGCTTATCCCACTTCTgaattcatctctcatccag TGTCGACCCAGATACTAAAAAAAGAGAAGCTCAAAGGTCAGTCTGAACTCCCAAAGACTGAGATTGAGACTCTTGAGAAGGATGGGCCTCATCTCGGCAGGTTCAG AGTTTACAAAGAAGGCGACCATGACCTGCCTGAATTTCCTTCACATTTTCAAGTGGCCAAGTATTCAGTTTTTGAGAGG GTCAAACCCAAgactttgtctgttttggagctGCAGAGTGCCAGAGGACGAGCAGGCCAGCAGTATCGTGTGTTGTGTTCAATCTTGAGTGAAACTGAG AGCGCAGTGGTGCAGGACAAGATTGTGTGCTGTGTGACGTCTGAGGATGCTGTGGAAGCGTATCTGCTGTTGATGAAGGAGATGGAGACACAAGGATTCACAAAGACTCACACACTTCCTCCTGAGGTTGAGCGCTTGGCATCCTACAGCCTGCAGCAG CTTCTGTTGGAGGAGAAGCTGAACTGCAGCACATTATCACAGGAAGTTGGCGTCTTTGTGGAGCTGGTCTGGACCGAAGCTCTTGGTTCCCTTAGTAACATCCTGACAGTCCCCGTCTCCAGTATCAGCCTTAATGAT GTGAGCAGGGTGGAGGGATTGTTACTGCAGGCACAAAAGACTCAGAAAGAGGATGAAGTCAAGGCCCTGCTAGAGGAGGTCAACACTCTTCTACCCCTCAGAATGATCGACCCTCCTTCCAAACACAAGCTTGTGTCTCAGAAACTAGACCTTTGTCAG CTGATCAGAGACATTCTGAATGTGAGTGAATCCACTCTGGGAAGCCCCTCGCCCTCGTCTGTGGGAAAGTATCGAGCTCTGAGGTGCAGCATTGAGGTTGTTCCGCCACTAAACCCTGAGTTTCATGTTGTCTCTCAACTGCTTCAGGACAG GCCTGTTCAGATTCAGCAGATTCTGCGGGTAAGCAGAGGGGTGGAGCTTCAGATGTTTTGGGAGGATTTAGGCAACATTAAGCCCCTCCTTCACTCCACTAGTCCCAGTAGTTTTGTTGGAATACTGTCAAG AGGTCTGCTGCTGCCCAGAGTTGGAGTCGAACAGCATGGAATTGAGAGGACGGATATCGGGAATCTTGGAGGAGGAATCTACTTCAGTAACTCTCTAAA GACCAGTGTGAAATACTCCAAGCCCAGTGTAACTGACGGCTCTCGGCTGCTGTTGGTGTGTGAAGTGGCGTTGGGTCGCTGCAAAGACCTGCTGAAGAAAGATGCCACTTTGACCTGCGCCCCTGATGGCTACCACAGCGTACATGGAGTCCGCCGCACCCCCAACAGACTCTCTGAATTTGAG GATGATGAGTTTGTCGTCTATAACACAGAGCAGATCAGACTGAAGTATGTGGTTCAGTACACTCTGGAGGGGGACGAGCTAAAAGAGTTCCAGCCTCGTATCAACACCTTTGTGGAGCTCACACAGCTCGCTGACACGTCTGACGTCT TGTCCAGTGATGACAGTGAGGGTTTGGAGTCCACTAAGAACCCTCTGGAGGAGATGACTGCAGGTTTGTTGGACAGCAGTGGTCAGAAACTTCCTCTTCAGGCTGTCAATGTGAGGTGCAAGCTGATGGACCTACTGTGTCAG GTCATCATTTTTCAGACCTACACAAACAAGAGTGCTGTTCCCATTGAAGCAAAGTACGTCTTTCCGCTGGAGGAGACGGCAGCAGTGTGTGGATTTGAAGCCTTTATCAATGGAAAACACGTCATTGGAAAG GTAAAGGAAAAAGAACAGGCTCGTAAGGAGTACAAGCAAGCCATAGAAAAAGGCCATGGAGCCTACCTGATGGACCAGGATGCACCG GATGTATTTACAATCAGCGTGGGGAACCTTCCTCCCGGAGCCACAGTTTTGATCAAGGTGACGTTCATCACTGAGCTGGTGGTGAGATCAGGCTCTATAGTCTTCTCATTGGCTGGCAGTGTGGCACCATGGCAACAGAGCGCCGCCCTTAATCAGACGACTCAG ACAACTGTTGAAAAGATCGGTGTGACGGAGCTTCAGTCAGAAGG GGAGTTTTCTCTGTCTATGTCCATTGAAATGCCTTACGAGATCATCAACTTGAGCTCTTCTCACCGCATCAAAACCAAG ATGACAGACTGTAAGGCAGTGATCAGCACGTTACCGGGACAAACTCTTGGATCTGAAGGGTTACAGGTGTCCTTCAGTCTTTCTAATATCCACATGCCCAGGATGTGGGTCGAGAACCATCCGGATAAAGATAGTCAG GCCTGCATGCTGGTGTTTTATCCAGACTTTAAGTCAAGCGGGGTGTCCAGCTCTGGAGGTCCGTCCAGTGTGAGCGATGTGGTCATCCTACTGGACTCCTCCAAGTCCATGCAGGGAGACGCCATGCTGAACGCCCGCAGGATTGCCCTTCAAGTCCTCAAATCTCTGGACCGCTCACTGAAGATCAACATCATCTCTTTCAGCACTG aTTACAAGGAAGCTTTTCCTGCACCAGTGCCTTTAGATGAAGCATCTGAACCAGCCAGAAATTTTATTATG TCCTGTAGTGGTGCTGGTGGCGGCACTGAGCTGTGGCGTCCTCTCCGTATCCTGAGCTTGCTGCCTCCCTGTCGGGGCGTGAGGAACATCCTGCTGCTCTCTGATGGACATGTTCAGAATCAGCCTCTGACCCTACAGCTGGTCCGAGAAAACTCCTGCCACACGCGCCTCTTCACCTGCGGACTCAG CTTGACAGCTAATCGTCATATGCTCAGAGCTTTGGCTCAAGCCAGTGGAGGAACGTATGAATTTTTTGACACCAAGATGAAACACACTTGGGCAGAGAAG GTGCGCGCTCAGGTTCAGCGTATGGAGTCTCCAGGCTGCAGATCAGTGGCAGTGAAGTGGCAGCAGTTTAATCCCACAGCGCCCCCTCCTGTTCAAGCCCCCTCACAGCTTCACGCCCTCTTCAGTGACTGTCACACTCTCATATACGGCTTTGTGCCGCACTGCACTCAG GCCACACTGTTTGGTGATTTGAGTGGGAATGAGATCAAAACAATGGTTTCCACCACAGAACTACAAAAGACGAAAGGAACT ttccTTCACAAGTTAACAGCAAGAGCGATCATCAGAGATTATGAAGATGGCATTCTAGGCAACAATGAGGCAGAACATGAG GGGAAGAAAGCAGAGCTGAAGTCCTACATCATTGAGCTCAGTAAAGAGTTCTCCATCTTGTCCCAGTTCACAAGCTTTTTCGCCATTGAAGAGAGG GACCAGAATGAGCTTGACACTGGATTGACAGATATTCCTAAACTCATATCAGAGGAGGATGTGGATATTTTGCCATATATGGGCTGGACTGAAGAGAAGCTCAAGGCTGCGCATATTATTGCTGCTGAAGAAGATCACATATAC acagATGCAGCGGAATCGTCCAGTAGCTGCTCCATGTCTCCTGATCTGCTGGATTGTTATGGAGGAGCAGATTATGATGAATATGAATCTTATTATCAAGAAGCCTGTCTCCTCTCAGTGGATGTTGATATGGATCTTGATCTTATTGAGACATTGAAaccttctcctcctccttctGGTGGTGCCACCATGAGTGACAG CCTTGAATCCCAAACAGACACGACTCCTGTAGGTGCCTTATTTGGTGATCCCCTTCCTCATCAAGTTGGTGTCATTCGTGGATCAATGGAACCTCCCTCCCTCACTAACTGGATTTCTTCTCAACCTCCTTCTGTTGATGCCAGATATGAGTCCATATCTGACTCCGTGACTGACAGGCTTCCCCCTCCACCTCCACCTCCACCTGCTGCCTCAGTGCCTCCTCCCCATCTTAATTCTGCATCAGCGGAATCTCTTTCCATAGAATGCAGCCTTGATTCCTTTAGCAGCACGAGTGGAACTTCTTCCCCTCGCCATAAGAATATAACTTATGCCCCTCGCTTGAAGAGTAAAACTTATGCCCTTCGCCGTGCCGCAGCACCCAATCTAGACACCTCAGCTTGTCTCTTTACAGGTCCTCCTCAGCCTTTTAATCTTGCACCTGTGTCGTACTCGTCTCCCAGCTCTGCTCCTCCAGCTTTTTTTAGCAGGGTGGGCGCATCTTTTTCAACAAATGAAACTCCTGCCCTTCACAGTTTCTCAGAGATTGAGCCTGCCACTACAACTCCTGACTTTGCAGGTCGTCCTCTTCCTCCTCGTTTTGCATCTAAGCAGTACTCATACAGTCTAAACAGTTCCAGCCTTACTCCTCCTCTTACTGGTTTTGGAAGGGTGGACACTTTTTCAAGGAGTAGCAGGGCTGCCGGCCCCGAGGTCCTTCGTCTTCCCGTAATATATACATCAAGTATATCTTCCCCTACATCAAGTGGCTGTGATGATTTCCTCCAAAGTACAAATGAGCCTTTTGGCCGTTTTGGTTCCTCATCCACTGGACATTCTGAAGCAATTTATCTACAACAACCACAACCAATGCACCAAGcaacacaaaaacaagtacaagGACAAAAGCTACAACAGCAACTAGGCACTGCAGATTCAGTACAGT ATAAACAACATAGCATTCCTAAGATTGGTCTTCCTAGGACAGAAAAATACAGACAGCTTGACAACATCCTGAATCTTTCAGTAAGGGCAGATAAAGCAAGCAGACCTGGCACAGTGGCCTGGAATGAGCTGTTTGAGCTTCAACATGAG GATGGATACTGGGAGTGCACTGAGAGGCTGAGCAGCTTCCTCAACCTGGACGTAGACTTTTTTGCCAATGTCTTCCTTAAGGAGAAAGGCATCCGTTCCTTTG GTGTGAAGGCTCACGTGGACATTCTGAGACTGGTGGCGACTCTGCTGGTGCTGCAACTGATCCGGGTGAAGAAGCTGGCAGTGGGACAGTTGCTCGAGTCTCTCTTCCGGCTGAAAGAGTCCCAGGAGCCCAG ACCGATGCACTGGGAGGCAGTGAAGAGAGCCGTGGACTGGGCCTgtcggacagacagacagtatCCGTGTGTGTGCAGCCGGCTGGAGATCGGCCGGGATTGGGAATCATCTACACGTCAATTGCTGGGCTGTGATTCTCCAAACCCATATTCCCCTCTCAAAGCTGTTCTGGAGAGACGTGTGGGTGTATCAGTCATGTAG